A region of the Chlamydia buteonis genome:
TAAGGTGGCTTTAAGAGTAGGGAAAAAACGCTCTACAGTAGCAAATTACCTACGTCTTTTTTCTCTATCTGAGTCTATTCAAAAAAGCCTTTATCTTGGGGAGATAACTTTAGGCCATGCTAAAGTCATTCTTACCCTCGAAGATCCTAATTTGCGAGAAATTCTTGCTGAAAAGATTATCTCACAACGTCTTGCTGTCCGAGAAGCCGAACAAGAAGCAAAGAAGCTGTTGTCTGGAGAAGTGTTAACAACACACGCTTCTAAAGAGCAAGTAAAGGCTCGTGCTACATCTTCACACTATCATGAAATGCAAGAACGTCTTAGTCAATCTTTGGGGTATAAAGTAACAGTCAAATCTCAAGGTTCTCATTATAGTGTGTCACTGCATGTTCAAGATGAAGAACAACTCAAACAGTTAGAAGAATGGCTGTTGAAGAAATCGTAGTTTTATAAAAAGAGCCTCAGGTCTTTTTTATCCATCTTTTAAAGAATACATAGATATGTATGTTTGTTCCCTTCTGTTTGTTCTGGGATAGGTCCTTGAAGGCAGGTTTTTTGTCGTTTAGGACAGCGATTATAGAACACACATCCTGTTGGCGAGGGATTCTCTGATGTATTTTTTTGAAAGGATTTTAGTTTATGCTCAACGCTGCGATTTTCTGGTAAGTCAGGTAGCTGCGAATTAAGCAGCATTTGAGTATAAGGATGTTTAGGGTTTAAGAAAATATCTTCTGTGGCTCCCGATTCAACTATTTTTCCTTTATACATGATGATCACCTCTGAGCAAAAAGATCGTACAACAGCTAAATCATGGGAAATAAACAGGTAGCTCATCTGCAGTTCTTTTTGTAATTTGGAGAGCATATTCAAAATCTGTGCTTGCATGGATAGATCTAAAGCAGAAACTACCTCATCACATATGATAAGCTTAGGAGTTCCTAGCAATGCTCGGGCTATAGATACGCGCTGTTGCTGACCTCCTGAGAGTTGATGCGGATAACGATAAAAATAATCAGCTGATAATCCTACACGTTCTAAAGTTTCTCCAATTACAGAATGGAGTTTCTCTTTTGTAATGATCCGATGATGGATAAGGGCGTGACCTAAGCTGTCAAAAATTGTTTTTCTAGGATTTAAAGAGGCTTTGGGATTTTGGAAAACCATACGCACGTAAGAGCGTAGTTTTTTTAAGTCATGTCTAGAATGGAGCTTAATTGGAGTATTGTCGAAAGATAAATAACCGGATGTTAACGATAGCAACCCAGACAAGGCTAGGGCTAATGTTGTTTTCCCTGATCCCGATTCCCCAATTAGTCCTACAATCTTTCCCGAAGGTATAGAAAAAGAAACATTATCAATGGCTCGCGTTGCTATTGTTTTTTTTCGAAACCAGCTGGTCCGTTTATAGTAATATTTTTTTAGTTGATTAGCTTGTACTAAGGGGTCATTCATATAACCAGCACCTTACTTTATGTCCTTCTGTCACATGCCGAGCTTCTGGAGATTCTACTTTACATTTTCCATAAGCTTTTGAGCATCTAGGGTAGTAGTAGCATCCAGAAGGCAGGGCACTATAGTGGGGAGGCTGCCCAGGAATTGTCATAAATGTTTCACTTTGCAATGAAGGACGAGAAGCGAGTAGATCTTGAGTATAAGGATGGCAAGGATTGTGGAAAATGTCCTTTACTGGAGCACACTCAGCCAGTCTGCCTGCATAAAGAACGAGTACGTTATCTGCAGTTTCGGCAACGACGCCCATATTGTGGGTAATGATAAGCAAGGCCATTCCTAGTTTTTCCTGTAAGCCTTTGAGTAATTGTAAGATCTGGTATTGAACAGAAACATCAAGAGCTGTTGTTGGCTCATCGGCAATTAGAATTTCTGGAGAGGTAAGTAAAGCCATAGCAATGGAAACTCTTTGCAGCATACCCCCTGATAGCTGATGAGGATAGAGCTTTAAACAGAGTTCGGGATTATGAAATCCTGTATCTGTAAGAGCTTGAATAATTTTATTTTTCCCCTCTCTAGCAGGTAGGTGTAAGTGTGTGCGGATAAGCTCTTGGAATTGTTGTTCTATTGTAAAAACAGGGTTTAATGAAGATTGAGGATTTTGAAAAATCATAGAAATCTTTGTTCCAAAGATAGAACGTAAGATACCTCGAGGGGCTTTTAATAAGTCCTTCCCATGGAATAATATTTCCCCCGATGTAGAAAATAGTGGGGAGGGTAATAACTGCATAAGAGCTTGAGCTGTTACCGATTTCCCTGAACCGGATTCTCCAATAATCGCTAACGTCTTCCCTTTATGCAGATCAAAAGACAATGACTCAACAATAGGGTAATGTTCCCGACGTTTATGCAGACTTACCGATAGATCCTTAACTTGTAAGATAGGTGGATGAGTCATAAGTCATTTACAAGATCATTAAAGCTCGTTATTATTACTAAAAAGGTATTCTTATGCAAACCCTTGCTCGTCTGTTCGGACAGTCTCCTTTTGCCCCGTTGCAGGCACATTTAGAAGTTGTAGCATTCTGCGTTCAGCAAATGGTGCCGATCTTTACAGCTTTGCGTGATGGGGATTACAAACAGGTACAAACAATAGCTAAGAGTATTTCTGATAAGGAATATCAAGCAGATTGTATAAAAAATGATATGCGGAATCACCTTCCTGTAGGCTTGTTTATGCCTATATCTCGGGCAGGGTTACTGGAAATTATTTCTATACAAGATAGCATAGCTGATGTTTCTGAGGATGTCGCTATTTTGCTTACTGTTAGAAAGCTACATTTTTATCCGGAGTTTGAGAAGATCTTTTTTCAGTTCTTACATAAAAGTGTCGAAACTTTTGACCTTACTATGACGGTCATACAAGAATTCAATAAATTACTAGAAAGTTCTTTCGGAGGACGTAAAGCTGATAAGGCACGTTTCCTAGTAAGTCGCGTGGCGAAAGCAGAACACGAGTGTGATGTCATTCAACGAGAGATCATGCAAATATTCTTTTCCGATGAATTTACCATTTCTGAAAAAGAGTTTTACTTATGGCTGCAGGTAATTAAGCGTGTAGCGGGCATATCCGATAGTGCGGAGAAGCTTGCTCATCGAGTTAACATGACGCTGGAAGAAAAGTAATATTTCATGCTTGCCTTACTGATTTTTGTTCTTTTATGCGGTTTCTACACCTCTTGGAATATAGGAGCTAACGACGTTGCCAATGCTGTTGGCCCAAGTGTAGGATCCGGAGTATTAACACTACGACAAGCTGTAGTCATTGCCGCTATTTTTGAATTTTTAGGAGCATTATTCCTAGGAGATCGTGTAGCAGGAACCATAGAAAGTCATATTGTTTCTGTTTCAGATCCTTTAATAGCTTCTGGGGATTACGTTTATGGTATGACAGGAGCCTTGTTAGCTACGGGAGTTTGGCTCCAATTAGCCTCTTATTTTGGATGGCCTGTCTCTACAACCCATTCTATAGTTGGAGCGGTGATAGGTTTTGGTCTTGTTCTTGGTAAAGGAACAGTGATTTACTGGGGATCTATAGGGGCAATTTTAATTAGCTGGGTAATCTCTCCGTTAATGGGAGGATGCATCGCGTATATGATCTTCTCTTTTATACGTAGGAATATTCTTTATAAGAATGACCCTGTAGGAGCGATGATTCGCATAGCCCCTTTTCTTGCTGCTTTTGTCATAGTCGTTTTAGGGATTATTATTGTTTGCGGAGGGGTAGTCACCCGGTTGATTCCTTTATCTTGGGCTTTGGTATTAGTGTTCTTAGTCGGGAGTATGGCTTATGCAATTATGTTTAAATATGTGCATACGCCACATTGTTCTTTTATTTCTGCTTCGCCTAAATCAGGGAGTTTACTTTGTCGTTTAAAAACATGCGGGGGAAACTATGGTAGAAAGTATCTTATCGTAGAAAGAATCTTTGCTTACTTACAAATTATTATCGCATGTTTTATGGCTTTTGCTCACGGATCTAACGACGTTGCTAATGCCATAGCTCCGGTTGCTGGAGTTTTACGACAGGTATATCCTCAAGTATATTCTTCCTATACGTTGATAGGTCTTATGGCGTTTGGTGGTGTGGGATTGATTATAGGGTTATCTATTTGGGGATGGCGAGTAATTGAAACTGTAGGATGTAAGATTACAGAACTCACACCTTCAAGAGGTTTTTCTGTGGGTTTAAGTTCTGCTGTTACTATTGCTTTCGCTTCAGCTATAGGTTTACCCATATCGACAACACATGTGGTTGTCGGAGCTGTCTTAGGTATAGGCTTAGCTCGGGGTATCCACGCCATTAATTTAAATATTATTAAAGATATTATCATGTCATGGTTTATCACTCTTCCAGCAGGAGCGATTCTCTCTATTCTATTTTTCTTTGCTTTAAGAGCGCTCTTCCAGTAAAAATAGGGAAATCATCTTAGATAGTTTCTTAAGGTATATGGATAGATTGACAGTCAGGGAACTCTCCCCAGAAGAAAAAAAGGTTTTAGTCCGTGTAGATTTTAATGTTCCTATAAAAGATGGGAAGATTCTTGATGATATCCGCATTCGTAGTGCGATGCCGACAATTAATTATCTATTGCAAAAGCGCGCTGCTGTAATTTTAATGAGTCATCTGGGTCGCCCTCAAGGAAATGGTTTCGAAGAAAAATATTCTCTCCAGCCTGTTGTTGAAGTTTTAGAAGGTTACCTAGGCCATCACGTGCCGTTAGCCCCCGATTGTGTAGGAGAAGTTGCCCGTCAGGCAGTAGCACAAATCTCTCCGGGACGAGTGTTGTTATTAGAGAATCTTCGTTTTCATCCAGGGGAAGAACATCCTGAAGAATATCCTGCTTTTGCTGCAGAACTTTCTTCCTATGGGGATTTTTATGTGAATGATGCTTTTGGAACTTCACACAGAAAACATGCCTCTGTGTACACGGTTCCCCAAGCTTTCCCAGGGCGATCTGCGGCGGGTCTTCTTATGGAAAAAGAACTCGAGTTTTTAGGACAGCACCTGTTAATTTCTCCTAAGCGTCCCTTTACTGCGATTCTGGGTGGTTCTAAAGTATCTTCAAAAATCGGCGTTATAGAAGCCCTACTCTCTAAAGTGGATAACCTACTTTTAGCAGGCGGAATGTGTTTTACTTTTTTAAAAGCATTAGGAAGATCTGTAGGGAATTCCTTGGTTGAAGAATCTGGCATAGAACTTGCACGTCGTGTTCTGAAAATTGCAGAGCAGCGTAATGTGCGTATCGTTCTTCCTATAGATGTGAAGGTTGCCAAAGCCTGTGCTCCCGCAGTTCCTTGGAGTGAAGTCTCTATAGATCAAGGGATCCCTAAAGATCTTGAAGGTCTGGATATAGGAACAAAAACTATTCAAGAATTTTGTAAAATAATCGATGCCTCATCAACCGTATTTTGGAACGGCCCTGTTGGTGTTTATGAAGTTCCTCCTTTTGATCAGGGGTCCATGGCTATTGCTAATTGTTTAGCACGACATCCTTCTGCAATTACAGTAGTGGGGGGTGGGGATGCTGCTGCTGTTGTTGCTTTGGCCGGATGCGCAGCACAAGTCTCACACGTATCTACAGGTGGTGGTGCGTCTTTAGAATTCCTAGAGAAAGGTTTTTTACCAGGAACCGAAGTTCTGTCTCCATCACAAGATTAAACTTTTTCAAGCTCTTGTTTTCAAGACGCTTCAATAAGGTTTCTCTTTAATAGCATAAAGCTGAATCCAGCTTTATGCTTAAATCTTCATCAGTTATTTCTAGATGAATGTTTCTGTTACTATTTGTAAAAATGAGATTCTTTACCAAAATAGCTTTTTATTTTCCCTCATATAATTAGAATATTATTTCCTTTTATCATTAAAGTGAAACTATTCCCTAACTCATTGATTAGTAAGGGTTAGGCGATTCTCAAGCTCAACTTAAATCTCCGACCTATCTTGCATTGATAAAAGTCTTAAGACGCACATTTACAAAGTTTTAGTGCGTATTCTCTAATTAATTCTTAATTCTATTTATTATTAATTAATTGTATTGATTTTTGTTTATGCTTTAATAAAAGCATGCATATTAATTAAATTTAATTTTAAAATTATAATTATTAAATAGTGGAACTATTATGGAGAAAAGCTATGGGAATTAATCCAAGTGGTCACAGTCGTAATAATAATGATCTATGGATTTCCGGAGCTCATAATCAGCACGAGGATGTTCAAAATGCTGGTAAAAGTCCATCCGGAGTAGTAGGATCCCATGACATTTCTACCCAAAATAATACCAATGAAAGCTCTAGCTTCTTATCAAGAATCACATCTGCTGTAAGGAATTTCTTCTCCAGTATATTAGGTAGTTCTTCCTCAAAAGCAAATTCCCGAGAATCTATTCCTACACCATCCGTAACTAGTAGTCACCAATCTTCTGAAGCTTCTTACGCCTCATCCATGGATATAAGTGGCTGGGAACCTGATACAATGAGTGTCTCATCTTTTGGCAGTGTTGGGTCTAGTGAAAAGAGCTATAGTTCTTTGGATAGCGCAAGATCAACAGAGGGTGCTGCTAGAAGATTACAAAAGAAAGGTTATACTCCAGGACTTAAAGTAGATACTCCAAAGGTACCAGATCAAGCTTCAGGGCCAAAGCGTCCAAATACCCCACCACCACCACCGCCAACTTCTTCATCTGTAAGAACATCGCTGAGAGGTGTTAATCCGGCGTCCTCAGTCACTAAATCAAGCACATCTCAAACTGCTTCAGGAAGTAGTACTACACGGTCTCTCAAACGTAAAGCTCCTCAACCTCCAGCAGTAGGACCAACAAAACCGAAATTACAACGTCAGGATAGTACGTCTTCTATTTCTAGCTCAGGCTCTAATGACTCAGGAGCAAGTAGTAGCTCGGTAGAAATTTCTTCTGAAATAGCAGATAAATTAAAAGCTGAGCTAGAAGCACACCATGCGACAAAACAAGAACAATTGGCAAAGTTATCTAGCCAGATTAGGGAACGCTGGACAAATCACGAACAACACGAGCCGATAGCGTATAAACTTGCGTGTTTACAGACAGTAGCATCTAGGTTGGGCCAGACTCGCCTAGAGGCGCAACAGGAAATGAGTGTTTTGCGACCTGGAATTAATGAATTCCCCCTAAAGACTGCTATTTCGTTATCTCGATCTATATGGGACCTGGGAGAGAAAGAACAAAGACAAGATGGAGAATCAGTACTTCTTCCGGTATTGGTGCGTATGGGTTTAGAAGGGCCTAAGTTAGGTCCCAAAGAGGATTTTGTTAATTATATTGATCAGCTTATAGATGAATACGGAGATCCCGAAGAAAGTTATGACTGGCAAGCCCCTTTGCAATCTCTAGCTCGTGATTTAAATTTTCTAAGAGAGACTAGCCCTAACGGTATGATAAGGTTTTGGTCTTCGTTTGCTGGTAAGGGAGAAGTCACTATGAGAACGATAGCGAATGGATTTGCCTTTGCTAATGTTGGGAAATACGATCCTAATTCAGTTCAAGTAGAGAGGCGTTGGAATACAGGAGCTCTAGATTTAATGAAATTTTTAAGCTCAGAAGCTTATGTAAGAACAACTTCGATCTTAGCTTGTGATGCTTGTAGTTTGCCAGAGGATTAAGTAAGGATTAGCTATGGGAGCACCAATTTCAGGCGGTGGGGGCGTAGAACCTCCTTGGAAAGACCTATTTACAGATAAGGAATTTTCAGTAGAAGGTGAGGGGGATGATCTTGATTTAAAAGAGCGTATCTCCGACCGTGTAGGTTCTATATTAGACGAACAGGATCCCCAACACGGTATCCCCGAAGCTAATGCTTCCGAAGGGATGAATAGTGACTTGCAAGGCAGGGTACATTCAGAGACTCAAGAGGGATTGTTTAGAAGTATACTATCTAGAATTCGTCAAGCAGTTCACAGGCTATGGTATACTAGATTAGGAACACCTCGTTTTTCAAAAGGTAAGTCTTTTTCTAAAAGTTACGTGGCACTATTTAATGAAACAGAGTTGCCGGAAGAAGCTATCAAGGAAGCTAAAGCTGCCCCAGAAACTACAGCGGGATGTTGCGCGTCCATAAGACAATTTTTCTTAAAAACTTTTGAGAAAATGTGCTTCAGTATCTGCAGAAAAAAAGCAGAGTCTTCTATTGATTTCTGTGGTATGGATCCTGAAGGGCCTGAAGTAACTGTGGCGTTGGCCTTGATGTTGCGTATGGCTTGTAAATGGTCTGCAGAAAAAGAAATCTCCTGTAAATTAGGAAATAAAGAATATAATTCCTCAACAGCATTGGGAACAGCTCCTATGGCAAGCGCTGTAGAAGCTGGAGTGATAGTGTCGTCTTTTTACGATATTATGAATGGAGGGCAGGTGCTAGATCCTTTAGCTACAGTTCGAGGAATCACAAAACTATCTACTCTACCCTACAATGAAAAAGTAAGGTGCAAAGAGGCTATAGAAACATTAGCGCAAGCTGATTCTGATTACACACTTGTTTTAGATTTAGCCTCTCGTCTCGATGCACTCGCAAGTAAGGGATATGAAGAAACAGTTATAGTCAGACAAATTCTTTCTTCTTTGCGTTACACTCATACAACGTTAATGGCCGAATATCTCAACTTATGGACGAGTGATACCGAACAAATGAATCTTGGAATTCCTATCATCAATTATGATGTGGTAGGAGATATTGTTGAAGCTAATCTACCTTCTTTCGCAGAGGATTACCTAAGTAATCCTAGAGAATATGAGCAAAAACTTAACGATATGATACGCAACTTTTTCTTTTCCTATCAAACAAAGTAAGGGAAGATAAATAGATCATATTGGAATTCATACTAGAAAATCTTGAGGCAAGATACATAGACTAACAGCTCTAGGGGCTCTATTTTCCTCGAATAAAAATAATGCAATAATATTTCCTCTAGAGAATAAGCAAGAAAAACGTTAGGGCTTTGTTCTCCTATGATGTTAGATTCTCGATTTTCTACAGACTATTATTTGCGTGTTGTCGAACTAGCTATTCGTGATGAGTCTCGGACTCTTGTTTATAATAAAAAACAACATCTTTTAGAAACCTGGCCTATAAACACCGCTCTTTGTCCGGATCAGGACGCTGTGAAAGAGACAATCCAAAAAGTTATTCAAGAGCTTTTTTCCCGTTCATTAATTTCTTACGCTCTGTCAGGAAGACTTCTTTCTATTATCGATATGCGCCTACGTCAGGAACTGCCTTACACACGTATTCTCTATAAGATATTTCGTAAAGATACTTTCGAAAGAAAGAAGAGCGTCGTCAAAAAGCTCCTGATGTTAAAGAATATCATTGTCTTAGAACGCCAACGCCCTTTAAATAAAGTTTCCAATGTAGCAAGTTCCGTATTTGCAAACGAGAAAACGAATTTTTCTTCCTGGGAAGATTTTACCCACGATGTAGAAATCCATTCCGAGAGCGATGATGTGAGCTTGTCTGTAAAAGAGATCATGACTGCAGAGTCTTCTTCTCAAGTGATTATGGAGGCTTTAATGACATTTTTAGAAAGCCAGGCAACTTATCTTCCCTTAAGCTTAGAACTGCTAGATCAATTCGTTGCTGAGAAAGCTGCTCCCTTGAAGACTTTGTCAGAAAGAAGCTTCAAATTATTGTCAGAGCTAAAGAATCTCTACGCAATAAGTAGAGAAGATTTCCAAGCAGTCATCGGGGGTGTTATAACAAACTCTCTTTCTGATATGTTGACTAACTCATTGGTAGGTTCTCTATTATTCACTCCGCAGGGGAAAGCTATGGTGAATACCTGGCAAGAGGTTGCAGAATTTTCCCCGAAGGAAGCAAACGCTGCTCAAGGATTTCTTGCAGAAATTCTTCGGCGTATCGTATCAGAAGATCTAAAAACTGCTGCTGCAATTGTCAATGAAGCGACTCCAGAACAAATCGGGAGAATGTATAGCATTCGCGATTGTAGTCCCGGACTATGGTTGAAAATGATGCAGATGCTTCTTATGCGCTGGCTTTTAGATTTCGATGAAAAGGTCTATTCTTTATTGAAAAAAAGTATTAACTATTACACGCCAGAACCGACGTTTTGGCAGCAAATCTCGTGCATATTTAAAAAATTCTAATATTTTCTATGCTGTTGTAGGGATTGTTCTCTACTTTGCAGATGAGAGTGCTCTAGTTATTTTTTTTACAGTTTTTTCAGAGGAAAATAACGCACAACAATGTATACTTTTCTCCATGGTTCCTTTTCGTCTACATCATTTATACACATTACTCAATGAGCTGTATACCACACCTATTGGTGAGGTTAATCGTGTAGCTCTATATTTTAAACAACACCATTCTTTAGGCTCTAAAGATCGTCAGTGGATCAGTGCGCGTGTGTTCGCTATTCTTCGTCATCGGCGGCTGTTAGAAGCTCTGATTCAACGAGATAATCAGGAGATAACTCCAGAAACTTTAGTTGCTAAAGTAGAAGAAGGAGCTTTAGATGATATTGAGAAGTATCATGATCTTCCCTGGCCGGTAAAGTATTCTGTGTCTGATGATCTTGCTGCATGTTTGACAGAAGATTACGGCCAAGAACGTGCTAAGGAACTCTCGGAGATTTTTCTTAAGGAAGCCCCCTGTACTATTCGTGTGAACACACGAAGAACCTCAGTAGAAGATCTACAAAAGTGTTTAGAATATCCTAGCGAGCCGGGATCCGTACCCGGTTCATTGCGTTTTGCTAAGCGTTATCCGTTGCAGCATAGCGCAGCATTTCATCGTGGTTTATTTGAAATCCAAGATGAATCTTCACAGAAAATTACCCTAGATATTCCGATAAGCAAAAAGGATCGTATTTTAGATTTTTGTGCCGGAGCTGGTGGGAAAAGTCTTATTTTTGCTGAGAGGGCGCATCATATTGTTTTACATGATAGCCGAAAGGATATTTTGGAAGAGGCAAAACAGCGTTTACGTAGAGCAGGAGTTAGAAATTTCTCTATAGGCCAACAACATCTCAGAAAAAATAGCTTTTCTATTGTAGTTGTTGATGCTCCTTGTACAGGAACAGGGGTATACCGTCGTCATCCGGAAAAGAAAAGCCAGTTTTCTAGGAAACTACTCACTACATTCTCATATGTGCAAAGAAAGATCCTTAGAGACGCTGTACGTTACGTCAAACCAGGAGGCAAGCTTGTCTACATTACCTG
Encoded here:
- a CDS encoding ParB/RepB/Spo0J family partition protein; amino-acid sequence: MSGVINKDTIIEVAIDNIRVSPFQPRRVFSESELQELVASLKSVGLIHPPVVREIRSGDRVLYYELIAGERRWRALQLAGYTTIPVVLKQVVADDIAAEATLIENIQRVNLSPMEMAEAFRKLINVFGLTQDKVALRVGKKRSTVANYLRLFSLSESIQKSLYLGEITLGHAKVILTLEDPNLREILAEKIISQRLAVREAEQEAKKLLSGEVLTTHASKEQVKARATSSHYHEMQERLSQSLGYKVTVKSQGSHYSVSLHVQDEEQLKQLEEWLLKKS
- a CDS encoding oligopeptide/dipeptide ABC transporter ATP-binding protein, with the protein product MNDPLVQANQLKKYYYKRTSWFRKKTIATRAIDNVSFSIPSGKIVGLIGESGSGKTTLALALSGLLSLTSGYLSFDNTPIKLHSRHDLKKLRSYVRMVFQNPKASLNPRKTIFDSLGHALIHHRIITKEKLHSVIGETLERVGLSADYFYRYPHQLSGGQQQRVSIARALLGTPKLIICDEVVSALDLSMQAQILNMLSKLQKELQMSYLFISHDLAVVRSFCSEVIIMYKGKIVESGATEDIFLNPKHPYTQMLLNSQLPDLPENRSVEHKLKSFQKNTSENPSPTGCVFYNRCPKRQKTCLQGPIPEQTEGNKHTYLCIL
- a CDS encoding ABC transporter ATP-binding protein codes for the protein MTHPPILQVKDLSVSLHKRREHYPIVESLSFDLHKGKTLAIIGESGSGKSVTAQALMQLLPSPLFSTSGEILFHGKDLLKAPRGILRSIFGTKISMIFQNPQSSLNPVFTIEQQFQELIRTHLHLPAREGKNKIIQALTDTGFHNPELCLKLYPHQLSGGMLQRVSIAMALLTSPEILIADEPTTALDVSVQYQILQLLKGLQEKLGMALLIITHNMGVVAETADNVLVLYAGRLAECAPVKDIFHNPCHPYTQDLLASRPSLQSETFMTIPGQPPHYSALPSGCYYYPRCSKAYGKCKVESPEARHVTEGHKVRCWLYE
- a CDS encoding TIGR00153 family protein encodes the protein MQTLARLFGQSPFAPLQAHLEVVAFCVQQMVPIFTALRDGDYKQVQTIAKSISDKEYQADCIKNDMRNHLPVGLFMPISRAGLLEIISIQDSIADVSEDVAILLTVRKLHFYPEFEKIFFQFLHKSVETFDLTMTVIQEFNKLLESSFGGRKADKARFLVSRVAKAEHECDVIQREIMQIFFSDEFTISEKEFYLWLQVIKRVAGISDSAEKLAHRVNMTLEEK
- a CDS encoding inorganic phosphate transporter — its product is MLALLIFVLLCGFYTSWNIGANDVANAVGPSVGSGVLTLRQAVVIAAIFEFLGALFLGDRVAGTIESHIVSVSDPLIASGDYVYGMTGALLATGVWLQLASYFGWPVSTTHSIVGAVIGFGLVLGKGTVIYWGSIGAILISWVISPLMGGCIAYMIFSFIRRNILYKNDPVGAMIRIAPFLAAFVIVVLGIIIVCGGVVTRLIPLSWALVLVFLVGSMAYAIMFKYVHTPHCSFISASPKSGSLLCRLKTCGGNYGRKYLIVERIFAYLQIIIACFMAFAHGSNDVANAIAPVAGVLRQVYPQVYSSYTLIGLMAFGGVGLIIGLSIWGWRVIETVGCKITELTPSRGFSVGLSSAVTIAFASAIGLPISTTHVVVGAVLGIGLARGIHAINLNIIKDIIMSWFITLPAGAILSILFFFALRALFQ
- a CDS encoding phosphoglycerate kinase translates to MDRLTVRELSPEEKKVLVRVDFNVPIKDGKILDDIRIRSAMPTINYLLQKRAAVILMSHLGRPQGNGFEEKYSLQPVVEVLEGYLGHHVPLAPDCVGEVARQAVAQISPGRVLLLENLRFHPGEEHPEEYPAFAAELSSYGDFYVNDAFGTSHRKHASVYTVPQAFPGRSAAGLLMEKELEFLGQHLLISPKRPFTAILGGSKVSSKIGVIEALLSKVDNLLLAGGMCFTFLKALGRSVGNSLVEESGIELARRVLKIAEQRNVRIVLPIDVKVAKACAPAVPWSEVSIDQGIPKDLEGLDIGTKTIQEFCKIIDASSTVFWNGPVGVYEVPPFDQGSMAIANCLARHPSAITVVGGGDAAAVVALAGCAAQVSHVSTGGGASLEFLEKGFLPGTEVLSPSQD
- the semD gene encoding SemD/SinC family type III secretion system effector, producing MGINPSGHSRNNNDLWISGAHNQHEDVQNAGKSPSGVVGSHDISTQNNTNESSSFLSRITSAVRNFFSSILGSSSSKANSRESIPTPSVTSSHQSSEASYASSMDISGWEPDTMSVSSFGSVGSSEKSYSSLDSARSTEGAARRLQKKGYTPGLKVDTPKVPDQASGPKRPNTPPPPPPTSSSVRTSLRGVNPASSVTKSSTSQTASGSSTTRSLKRKAPQPPAVGPTKPKLQRQDSTSSISSSGSNDSGASSSSVEISSEIADKLKAELEAHHATKQEQLAKLSSQIRERWTNHEQHEPIAYKLACLQTVASRLGQTRLEAQQEMSVLRPGINEFPLKTAISLSRSIWDLGEKEQRQDGESVLLPVLVRMGLEGPKLGPKEDFVNYIDQLIDEYGDPEESYDWQAPLQSLARDLNFLRETSPNGMIRFWSSFAGKGEVTMRTIANGFAFANVGKYDPNSVQVERRWNTGALDLMKFLSSEAYVRTTSILACDACSLPED
- a CDS encoding RsmB/NOP family class I SAM-dependent RNA methyltransferase, producing the protein MVPFRLHHLYTLLNELYTTPIGEVNRVALYFKQHHSLGSKDRQWISARVFAILRHRRLLEALIQRDNQEITPETLVAKVEEGALDDIEKYHDLPWPVKYSVSDDLAACLTEDYGQERAKELSEIFLKEAPCTIRVNTRRTSVEDLQKCLEYPSEPGSVPGSLRFAKRYPLQHSAAFHRGLFEIQDESSQKITLDIPISKKDRILDFCAGAGGKSLIFAERAHHIVLHDSRKDILEEAKQRLRRAGVRNFSIGQQHLRKNSFSIVVVDAPCTGTGVYRRHPEKKSQFSRKLLTTFSYVQRKILRDAVRYVKPGGKLVYITCSLLSEENEKQVAFMNSLGWEEAHHMRTTLSPDSGDGFFSAHFVRKRSQVSV